From Acipenser ruthenus chromosome 2, fAciRut3.2 maternal haplotype, whole genome shotgun sequence, a single genomic window includes:
- the LOC131697927 gene encoding neuropeptide FF receptor 2-like produces MNERLDFNSTYVNGQTWLDPNSTFVNEQTWPFPNRSKEYFHTQYNTTYVGFYLHQPPVAATFIVSYLLIFLVCMLGNGVVCFIVLRSKHMRTVTNLFILNLAVSDLLVGIFCMPTTLLDNIITGWPFGSLVCKMSGMVQGISVSASVFTLVAIAVDRFRCIVYPFKQKLAISTAILIIVVIWVLAISIMTPSGVMLQVTEEQNVRVLLGEGKKTNPFSWCRENWPNQEMRKIYTTVLFANIYLAPLSLIVIMYARIGITLYKTSVPVCGKPGNENRQIVSKKKQRVIKMLLIIAFLFILSWLPLWTLMMLSDYANLSEHQHRVINIYIYPFAHWLAFFNSSVNPIIYGYFNENFRRGFQAAFKFQLCSADVERKETYSRRVQGNAVLPVSIQNPNDPISNLTNSMENHSSKRNAGLNEQDLIMEDLENVSNNNGIQRDSL; encoded by the exons ATGAATGAAAGACTGGACTTCAACTCAACATATGTAAATGGACAGACGTGGCTGGATCCAAACTCAACATTTGTAAATGAACAGACATGGCCATTTCCGAATCGTTCCAAGGAATACTTCCACACACAGTACAACACCACTTATGTTGGGTTTTACCTACATCAGCCTCCTGTGGCAGCCACTTTCATTGTCTCCTATCTACTTATTTTCCTGGTGTGCATGCTTGGAAATGGAGTGGTTTGTTTTATTGTGCTCAGAAGCAAGCACATGCGAACAGTTACAAACCTTTTCATCTTAAACCTCGCTGTCAGTGACCTGCTGGTTGGTATTTTCTGTATGCCTACAACTCTGCTGGATAACATCATAACTG GGTGGCCATTTGGAAGTCTGGTGTGCAAAATGAGTGGGATGGTTCAAGGAATATCAGTGTCTGCATCTGTGTTTACTTTAGTGGCTATTGCAGTTGACAG GTTTCGATGCATTGTTTACCCTTTCAAGCAAAAACTGGCAATCTCAACTGCAATACTGATTATTGTGGTTATCTGGGTTCTGGCTATTTCAATCATGACCCCATCAGGAGTCATGCTACAAGTAACTGAAGAGCAAAATGTGAGAGTGTTGTTAGGTGAAGGCAAAAAAACCAACCCTTTCTCCTGGTGCAGAGAAAATTGGCCAAATCAAGAAATGAGAAAAATATACACCACTGTCTTGTTTGCAAACATTTATCTTGCACCGCTTTCCCTTATAGTGATCATGTATGCTAGAATTGGGATTACTCTTTATAAGACGTCTGTGCCTGTATGTGGAAAACCAGGCAATGAAAACCGTCAGATAGTCTCAAAGAAGAAACAGAGGGTTATAAAGATGTTACTCATAATTGCCTTTCTGTTCATTCTTTCCTGGTTACCCCTGTGGACTTTGATGATGCTTAGTGATTATGCAAACCTCAGTGAGCACCAACACAGAGTAATCAACATTTACATCTACCCTTTTGCACACTGGCTTGCCTTCTTTAACAGCAGTGTTAATCCCATCATCTATGGCTACTTCAATGAAAACTTCCGTAGAGGATTTCAGGCAGCTTTCAAGTTCCAGCTGTGCTCAGCTGATGTAGAGCGCAAAGAGACCTACTCTCGCAGGGTCCAAGGAAATGCTGTGCTACCAGTAAGCATCCAAAACCCTAATGATCCTATATCAAACCTGACGAACAGCATGGAGAACCACAGTTCCAAAAGGAATGCTGGTCTAAATGAACAGGACTTGATTATGGAAGACCTTGAAAATGTATCAAATAACAATGGTATCCAAAGAGATTCTTTATAA